Below is a genomic region from Pseudomonadota bacterium.
GCGGCCCGAGGCCCGCCCCGAGCCTCGGCCACCGGAGCGCCGCGCGCGCGCACCCCCAGTCGATCGCGGCGACCCCCCTGTCGACCGCGTAGCCGGCGAGCACGAACCACAGGAGCTTCAGGAACGCCGCCATCCGCTCGATCTGCGCCTTGCGCACGATGAGCCCCTCGCCGAGGTGGGCGGCGACCCCGGTGAAGACGAACGCGGCGATCAGGAGCAGCGCGAGGTACGTCGGCCAGCGCTTGCGGGAGAGCAGCGCGGGCACCAGGCCGAGCCCGCCGAGCGCCCACGCGACCCAGTAGAAGTTGTCGAACAGCTTGTTCGAGGCGAGCCGCTCGACCATCCTCGGGAGCGAGTACCAGGCGCCGCCGAAGCCGACCGCCGGCCAGCCGAGCGTCCACTCGCCGCCGGTGGTCAGCCACGGCACGATCCAGAACGACGCGAGGACGAGCGCGGCGATCCCGGCGAGCGCCGCCCGGCCGATCACGCGCAGCGGGTGCGCGCTCGCGCGGCCCGCGATCGCGACGACGATCACGACGAGCGGCGCCGAGAGGCCGAGGTAGAAGTAGCCCATCGGGTGCCCGAGGAGGGCGCCGGCGAGCAGGACGACGAAGCCGAGGAACCGGAGCGGGCGCTCCCGGATCGGGCGGGTGATCGCGCCCTCGCACGCGACGACGCTGAACATCGTCAGGATCATGCCGCGCACGACCGGCCACACCGCGAAATGGTAGGTCGACCAGTGCCCGCCCTGCGGCCACCCGCCCACGTCGCCGAGGTGCAGCGCCGCGGCGACGAGCGCGCCGAGCTGGCCCGCGATCCGGCGCGCCACGACGTACACGCACACCGCGATCGCGACGAGCAGCGCGAAGAAGAACACGGCGTACGTCCGCTCCCAGGACATGAGCCCGAGCGTCACCCACCGGGTCGCGGCGACGAGCATGTCGCCGAGCGCCGGGTAGTACAGCGCCGCCGGGTAGCCCGCGAACGCGGTGTTGCTCCAGCCGGTGACGCGCCCGGAGGGGATGAGCTGGTCGGCCATGAGCCAGCCCTTGTACATGTGGATCATGTGATCGCCGGACGCGGGCACGGCCCAGGCGAGCAGATCCCAGTGCTGGACGAGGCAGAACGCGACGAGCGCGGAGATCCCCCAGTGCGAGGTGAGGAACTGCCGCAGGATGTCCCAAGCTCGGCGCATCGGCTCTCCCACAGTTAGAGAATCGGGCCGCCGGCGTCAAGGCGCGGAGAACTCCTCCACGGCGGCGACCAACTCGTCCACCTTGAAGGTCTTGCCGGGGTACTCCACGTAGTCCGTCCCGAGGCCCTTCACCGCCACCGCCATGTCGGACACCCGGACCGCGACGATGTACGGGAACGCTTCGAACGCGCTGCGGTCGCCGAGGTAGTGCTCGGGGTCGTTCGTGCGGTACAGCGCCTCGTCGAAGCCGTCGTCGAGGAGCTGCGCGTCGGCCGTGATGAGGTCCCAGGCCTCCGTCGTGGTCTGATCGTTCAGGTCGAAGCTCAGCACGCCGATCGGGACGATGCCGTGATCGAACAGCTCCCCCTCCGAGGAGACGACCGCCTGCATGAGGTCGGGGCAGGTGCCGCAGCTCGTCGAGGCGATCGCGAACAGGATGATCCTCGCCTGGGAGACCTGGAACTGCGCCTCGAGGAACCCGCTCATCGCCGCATCCTCCGACTTGAGGAAGATCTCCGGCATGCTGAGGTAGGCGTTCGCGTACTCCGCGGGATCCTCGATGTCCGGATCCGGCGCCCCGAGCCTCACGGAGGTCCACACGAAGCACGGCAGCGTGTCGCCCGGCTCGGCGCCGTAGACGATCCCCGCGTCGGGATCTCCGCCTCCCGGGTAGAAGGCCCCGCACTCCCCGACGTCGGCGCCACCGACCTCGGGCAGCGTGATATCGTCCTGGCAGCCGCAGAGGGCGAGCCCGGCCGCCGACACGGCGATCGCCGCTGCGCGCTGAAGGGTCACGAACGTCATCTTCGGCCTCCTTCCCTAGAACCTGTACACGGCCTCGAGCCGCGCGCCGACCGAGTCCGGGTACATCCGGCAGACCCCGCCCGCGCACTTGATCCCGCCGCGCTGCGCGCCGGCCAGGAGCCGCAGCGTCAGATCCTCGAGCGGCCTCGGCAGGTGCGCGTTGACGATCGCCCAGAGGTAGTGCTGACGGGGCAGCGGCAGCTCCCAGTCCCCGAACCGGAGATCGTTCCCGGCGGTCTCGTCGCTGTACTCGTGCACGATCGTCACGCCGAACGCGCCGGACATGTCGTAGCCGAGGCTCGCGAGCGTCACCCAGTGCGGCACGCTCTCGCTGACGTTCAGGTCGTGGCGCCGCAGCTCGAGCTTCGCCTCCACGCTGTGCGGCCCCTTGATCGGCACCGAGAGATCCGCGGCCGCGTGCCACAGCCTCCCGTTGTCCGGCTCGCCGGTGATGGGCTCGTCCGTCGTCTCGTAGCGGAAGCCGCCGTCGACCGACAGGCTCACGCCCGAGTCGCCGAACTCCTGCCGCGCCTTGAGGATCGGGTGGACGATCAGCGTCGGCGGGTGATCGTCCCAGACGCCGCCTGGGAGGAGGCCCCCCTCGTAGAACAGCGTCGTCGCGAAGAGCGTGACCTGCGTCCTGGACCGCCGGACGAACAGGTCGCCCGTCACCCGGCCGCCCTCCGCGTTGCCGCGCGAGTTGATCGTCATCCAGACCGGCTCGAGCGTCGGCATGTTGTTGTAGGGGATCGCCGGGTTGCCCGCGGTCGTGGAGTACGATCCGCGGTACGGCCCGTCCATCAGCCAGCGGCGGTAGAAGATCCCCTCGCCCTTGATCATGAACGGCGAGAGGTCGTACGAGATCTCGCCGAACACGGCGTACCCCGACTCGTTCGCGACGTCCTGCGCCGGGCGGTAGTTGTCGTGGGTCTGCGCGTCGCCCTCGAGGTAGAGCTGCAGGCCGCCCACGTTCAGCTGGGCCGTGGCGCCGCCGGTCAGCGCGGACACGCCCGGCCCCATGTCGACGAAGAGGCGGTCCGGATCGACGTCCGCCTCGTCCGTGTACCGCGGCCGCATCAACACGCCGTGCGCGCCGAGCGCGAGCGCGTCCTCGATCTGCCACTCGACACGCGCGCCGACGATCTTGTCCAAGGGGTCGTCCCGGAAGATCTGCTTGGTGATCGGGTCGACGTTCAGCGCGTTGACGACGCCGCCGACCAGGATCAGCTTGAGCGCGCGGGGCACCTGGTACTCGACGCGGGCGCCGCGCAGGGCCGTGTCCTCCCCGACGTCGTCCAGCTTGACGAGCGACAGCGCGATGCCGCGCCCGAAGCTGACGTAGAAGTCGCCGGCCGTCACGCGGAGCCGCTCGAGGTTCGCGGTGCCGTAGATCCGCTCGAGCCGGACGTCGTTGCCGTAGTCGAGCGTCGTGTAGCCGCCGGCGCCCGGTCCCCACACGAACTCCGACGACGCGACGCGCCCGGGCGGCCCGGCGAACGCGTTCAGGTCGAGCCGCAGGCCGCTGTCGAACATCTTGTTGCTGGCCTGCGCGTAGATGATGTTCCGGAAGATCCAGAAGTCGTCGTCGTCGCCGTACGCGCCCTCGTTCGTGGGCCCGTTGTCGCCGACGTACTCGGTGATGAACGTCTCGGTGACCCGGAAGCTGACCGGCGTCGGCGCCGGCGCCGGCGTTTCGCCGCACGCGTTGCACGGCGGCCCTTCGGCCTGGCCGAGCGCCGCGGCGGGCGCGAGGAGGACGAGGGCGGTGGCGCACGAGGCGAGCGCGGNNNNNNNNNNCCGCTCCGGGTGCGCGCGGCGGGGGCTTGGGTTCGTTGCCGCTTCATCCCTTTTTGATAAACTTTCTTTTGCACCCGCACCACAAATAAGACAGATACTCTATGAATCCCGGCCGTTCTTTCGGCCGGATCTCCCGCCAGGGAAAGGGGACGAAGATGAAGACGCTTTTCACGAAAATAGTCATCGTTGTGCTCGGCGCCTGCTCCATTGGCGCGCTCGCGGCGGCGTGCGGGGACGACGACGGCGGCTCGGCGGACACGGACGCGGACACCGACACGGACACCGACACCGACTCCGACACGGACACCGACACGGACGGCGACGCGGACTGCACGGCGTGCCTCGCCGACGACACGAAGACCGCGTGCTTCAACCGGGTCGTCGGGCACGTGACCTCCGAGAGCGCGGCGGCGGCGCTCACCGCGCAGATCTGCGCCCCGGCGTGCATCCCGATGACCGTCGAGACCGACGGCACGATCTCCAAGGACTTCACGACGTGCATGTCCTTCCCGCTGTCCAACGAGGACGACATCCACGTGACGATCGGCGAGAACCCCGACGCGAACACCGACACGCAGACGCGCTACTCGCTCGCGTTCGCCCCGACCCAGGAAGAGATCTCCGCCGAGTTCGAGTACGACCTCGGGGAGTTCGCGCGCTTCACGCTGCCGACCGACGGCGCGGCGTACACGGCCGCGGGCGGCGCGACGGTCACGGATCTCGAGGGCGTGAGCTTCGACGTCGCGGCCGGCGGCCTCGGCGACACCGACTGCGAGATCCGCGTCTTCTCGCACCCGCTCGACGGCGACACCCCGCGGTTCGTGCCGGCGGGCGTGACGCTGGACGCGCTCTTCTTCTTCTCGCCGTACTTCTGGAGCGTGCCCGACGAGGCGGAGGGCCTCTCGCTCGGCATCGACGCCGCCTCGGTCGGCTGGACGGACGGCGACACGGGCTCCTACTACCTGCTCGGCGACTTCGCGAGCTCGAACTTCGTCGCGTGCCCGGACGCCTCCGAGGACCTCCAGCTCGGCCACTTCGAGGCGTGCGGCACCGTGACCGCGGCCGCCGGAGTGGTTCCGATCCCCGACTTCGCCGTGCTCGGCTGGCTGGGGCTCGCCAAGGACGAGTAGGCCGTCCGAATTTTATTCTTTTCCATTGACCATTTCTGCCGATTGTTCCAAATAATGTTCGTCCATCACCCGGAGGAAGCCCCGGTGCTCGACACTTCGCAAAGCCCGATCCTGCCCTGCATGGCCATGCGCCGGCCTCGGTGACCGCGGCGATCCGCTCCTCGAGCGTCCCCGCGGACACCGGGGCGACCCGGAACCCCTGAAACGACGACGGAGAACGGAGGCGCTCCCGTGTACACGGAGCGAACCTATAGAAGCTGGTCGGGCCGCGGCTCGGCGGCGCGGTTCAGAGTCAGGTTGGGCGAGAGCGATCTCGACATCCAGTGCGCCGAGGATCGCCGCGCGTCCGCCCTGCGCGCCCTCGCCGGAGCGCGCCGGGAGCTCGAGCGCCACATCGCCAGCCACCCCGCGTACCGCACGTTGCTCGTCCCTTTCGACGTTCGCGGCGACGCGCCCGGGATCGTGCGCGCCATGGCGGACGCGGCGTCGCTCTGGGACGTCGGGCCGATGGCCGCCGTGGCCGGCGCGATAGCGCAGCGCGTGGGCGAGGCGATCGCGCGGCCGGGCGAGGACGTGATCGTGGAGAACGGCGGCGACATCTGGGCACGAACGGGCGGCGAGATTCGCTGCGCGGTGTACGCGGGCGAGCGCTCGCCGTTCCGCGACCGGCTCGCCTTCGCCGTCGACTCGCGGGGCGGCGTCGGCGTCTGCACCTCGTCGGGGGTTGTCGGGCCGTCGCTCTCGTTCGGCCGGGCGGACGCGGTGGTCGTCGTCGCGAGGAGCGCGGCGATCGCCGACGCGGCGGCCACGGCGATCGCGAACCGCATCCGGGCGCCCGCCGACGTGGGGCCCGCGGTGGAACAGGCGAGCGGCGGGCCGGGGATCGACGGGCTCGTGGCGTGCTGCGGCGACAGGCTGGCCCTGTGGGGAGATCTCGAGCTCGTGGAGAGCAGAGGGAACTAGCCGATGCCGAAACGGACATTGAACAAGGACGGTGGCGCCTGCGTGGAGTGCACGGCGTGCGTCGCGCAGTGCCGCGCGGGCGCGCTCACGGTCGCGCGGCCGAGCTTCACGGTGCGACTCGACGCCTCGAGGTGCGCCGCGTGCGGGCGGTGCGTGGACGCGTGCGGGTACGGCGCGCTCGAGCTCGTCTTGCGCCGACGCGGGCGGGAGGAGGCGGCGTGATGGCGAAGAGCTACGAGGAGATCAACGAGAAGATCCGGCGCGGGCGGGCGGTCGTGATCACGGCCGAGGAGATGATCGACGTGGTGCGCGAGAGGGGCGCGGGCGCGGCGGCGCGGGACGTGGACGTCGTCACCACCGGCACCTTCGGGCCGATGTGCTCGAGCGGCGCCCTGCTCAACGTGGGCCACACGACGCCGCGCATGAAGATTCGGCGCGCGCGGATCAACGGCGTGGAGGCGTACGGCGGGCTCGCCGCGGTGGACCTCTACCTCGGCGCGGCGCAGGTCCGTGACGGGGATCCCCTGAACGACGGCTTCCCCGGGCGGTTCGAGTACGGCGGCGGGCACGCGATCGAGGCGCTCGTGCGCGGCGAGGAGGTCGAGCTCGTCGCCGAGGCGTACGGCACCGACTGCTACCCGCGCCGCGAGCTGCGATCGAAATTGCGCCTTCGCGACCTGCGGGACGCCGTGCTGTGGAACCCGCGGAACGCCTATCAGAACTACAACGTCGCGGTGAACGCGCACGGCGGGCGCGAGATCTACACGTACCTCGGGGTGCTGGGCCCCGGGCTCGCGAACGCGACGTTCTGCAGCGCCGGGCAGCTGTCGCCGCTGCTCAACGATCCGCGCTACCGGACGATCGGCGTCGGCACGCGGATCTTCCTCGGCGGCGGCGTGGGGTTCGTGGCGGGCCCGGGTACGCAGCACGACCCGGACGTCCCGCGCACCTTCGGCGGCGCGCCCAAAGGCGGGGCGGGCACGCTCATGGTGACGGGCGATCTCAAGCGGATGAGCGCCGGCTTCCTGCGCGGCGTCTCGATGGTCGGCTACGGGACCACCCTCGCGGTCGGCGTCGGCGTGCCGATCCCGATCCTCGACGAGGAGCTCGCCCTCTCCACCGCGGTCTCGGACGCGGAGCTCTTCGCGCCGGTGATCGACTACTCGCGCGACTACCCCGAAAACCGCCCGGAGCCGCTGGCGTACGTCACCTACGCCGCGCTGCGCTCGGGCGAGATCTCGCTCGGCGGCCGCCGCGTGGCGACCGCGTCGCTGTCGAGCTACGCGAAGGCCCGCGAGATCGCGGAGACGCTCAAGTCCTGGATCCGGGCCGGCAGCTTCCGGCTCGGTCGGCCCGTCGCGCCGCTCCCGGGCGCGCGCGAGGAGGAAGGAGGCGCGCCGTGATCGTGATGAAGTTCGGAGGGAGCTCGCTCGGATCGGCCGAGCGGATCTCGCGGTGCACAGGCCTCGTGCTGAAGGAGCGGCGGCGGCGCCCCGCCGTCGTGGTGTCCGCGTGCGGCGGGACCACGGAGCTCCTGCTCGAGGCGGCGGAGGCGGCGCTCCTAGGCGAGGTCGACTGCGGCGAGATCGCGCGCTTCCACGCGGCGCTGCTCGACGGGCTCGGCGTCCGGGTCGAGGAGGTGGAGCGCCTGCTGTCCGAGCTGCGCGCCCTGCTCACCGGCGTCAGCCTGACGCGCGAGCTGACCGACAGGACGCGCGACCTCGCGATGTCGTTCGGCGAGCGGATCTCCGCGCGGGTGTTCGCGGCCGCGCTGGCCGCCGCGGGGATGGAGGCGGAGCCGCACGACGCCTTCGCGATAGGCCTCCTGACGGACTCGGCGCACGGCGGCGCGAGCCCGCTCGACGAGGCGTACGACAGGATCGGCGCGGCGCTCGCGGGGCGCCCGGCGACCCCCGTGATCACCGGGTTCCTCGGCGCGGACGCGAGCGGGAGCGTCACGACGCTCGGCCGCTCGGGCTCCGACTACTCGGCCTCGATCGTCGCGGCCGCCTTAGGCGCCGAGGAGGTGCAGATCTGGACCGACGTCGACGGCGTCATGACCTGCGACCCGTCGCTCGACGCCCGCGCCGAGAACCTGCCGCTCCTCTCGTTCGACGAGGCGAGCGAGCTCGCGTACTACGGCGCCGAGGTGCTGCACCCGAGCACCCTCGTGCCCGCCATCCGGCGCGGCATCCCGGTGCGCGTGCTCAACACGGCGAACCCCGACGCGCCGGGCACGCGGATCGTCTCCGAGCCGCAGCTCACCCGCCGCATGGCGAAGTCCGTCGTCTACAAGGAGGGCGTGGCGCTCGTGCACCTCGGCTCGCCGCGCCACACCTCGGCGGTGAAGCTGCTCTCGGCGGCGCTCGACGTCATGTGCCGGCACCGCGTCGGGATCCACATGGCGACG
It encodes:
- a CDS encoding UPF0280 family protein — protein: MYTERTYRSWSGRGSAARFRVRLGESDLDIQCAEDRRASALRALAGARRELERHIASHPAYRTLLVPFDVRGDAPGIVRAMADAASLWDVGPMAAVAGAIAQRVGEAIARPGEDVIVENGGDIWARTGGEIRCAVYAGERSPFRDRLAFAVDSRGGVGVCTSSGVVGPSLSFGRADAVVVVARSAAIADAAATAIANRIRAPADVGPAVEQASGGPGIDGLVACCGDRLALWGDLELVESRGN
- a CDS encoding homocysteine biosynthesis protein, whose amino-acid sequence is MAKSYEEINEKIRRGRAVVITAEEMIDVVRERGAGAAARDVDVVTTGTFGPMCSSGALLNVGHTTPRMKIRRARINGVEAYGGLAAVDLYLGAAQVRDGDPLNDGFPGRFEYGGGHAIEALVRGEEVELVAEAYGTDCYPRRELRSKLRLRDLRDAVLWNPRNAYQNYNVAVNAHGGREIYTYLGVLGPGLANATFCSAGQLSPLLNDPRYRTIGVGTRIFLGGGVGFVAGPGTQHDPDVPRTFGGAPKGGAGTLMVTGDLKRMSAGFLRGVSMVGYGTTLAVGVGVPIPILDEELALSTAVSDAELFAPVIDYSRDYPENRPEPLAYVTYAALRSGEISLGGRRVATASLSSYAKAREIAETLKSWIRAGSFRLGRPVAPLPGAREEEGGAP
- a CDS encoding aspartate kinase encodes the protein MKFGGSSLGSAERISRCTGLVLKERRRRPAVVVSACGGTTELLLEAAEAALLGEVDCGEIARFHAALLDGLGVRVEEVERLLSELRALLTGVSLTRELTDRTRDLAMSFGERISARVFAAALAAAGMEAEPHDAFAIGLLTDSAHGGASPLDEAYDRIGAALAGRPATPVITGFLGADASGSVTTLGRSGSDYSASIVAAALGAEEVQIWTDVDGVMTCDPSLDARAENLPLLSFDEASELAYYGAEVLHPSTLVPAIRRGIPVRVLNTANPDAPGTRIVSEPQLTRRMAKSVVYKEGVALVHLGSPRHTSAVKLLSAALDVMCRHRVGIHMATTSEATVSLVTSSGCDPARLRAAADELGRLGRVEIGAGKAIVCVVGAELSGNAAALGRIFGAISTEGIRAEMVSQSAAAINVGFLVDEREIAAAVRALHGLLLD
- a CDS encoding DUF6029 family protein, producing the protein ALASCATALVLLAPAAALGQAEGPPCNACGETPAPAPTPVSFRVTETFITEYVGDNGPTNEGAYGDDDDFWIFRNIIYAQASNKMFDSGLRLDLNAFAGPPGRVASSEFVWGPGAGGYTTLDYGNDVRLERIYGTANLERLRVTAGDFYVSFGRGIALSLVKLDDVGEDTALRGARVEYQVPRALKLILVGGVVNALNVDPITKQIFRDDPLDKIVGARVEWQIEDALALGAHGVLMRPRYTDEADVDPDRLFVDMGPGVSALTGGATAQLNVGGLQLYLEGDAQTHDNYRPAQDVANESGYAVFGEISYDLSPFMIKGEGIFYRRWLMDGPYRGSYSTTAGNPAIPYNNMPTLEPVWMTINSRGNAEGGRVTGDLFVRRSRTQVTLFATTLFYEGGLLPGGVWDDHPPTLIVHPILKARQEFGDSGVSLSVDGGFRYETTDEPITGEPDNGRLWHAAADLSVPIKGPHSVEAKLELRRHDLNVSESVPHWVTLASLGYDMSGAFGVTIVHEYSDETAGNDLRFGDWELPLPRQHYLWAIVNAHLPRPLEDLTLRLLAGAQRGGIKCAGGVCRMYPDSVGARLEAVYRF
- a CDS encoding 4Fe-4S dicluster domain-containing protein — protein: MPKRTLNKDGGACVECTACVAQCRAGALTVARPSFTVRLDASRCAACGRCVDACGYGALELVLRRRGREEAA